From a single Penaeus vannamei isolate JL-2024 chromosome 25, ASM4276789v1, whole genome shotgun sequence genomic region:
- the LOC113820601 gene encoding uncharacterized protein → MIDGSFVNVPEAIIHVDSPFFTGKITAAVMVNPIFDVIIGNIKGVRNSCGADAATQTGCVAITRSMEKRKVELTPLTSVSDLINSQDIVQEQKSDSSLESVRRKLAEKSLNRSFNEETCFIERNKRIYRRVLALNGEERLQFVVPARYRLAVFRLGHHSALGGHMGQKKTLDRIQAEFFWPGMGQEISRLVRSCDICQKTSDRGRVKPAPLKPMPLISEPFERVAVDIVGPIHPRASDGCKYILTLVDFSTRWPEAVPLRNIDAVTVAEAMVEIFCRIGIPRQVLSDRGTQFTSAMMEEVLRLLSIKGLKTTPYHPMCNGLCERFNGTLKKMLKRMAAEQPKEWPRYLAPLLFAYREVPQSSLKFSPFELVYGRTVRGPLQILRELWDDSGVDIEVKTTYTYVIDLANRLQSTCDLAKQELLKAQETQKAYYDRKAKKTSKLGSTSTTTYICAAAVIPESECDDGPVTAQSWQTETIDNVKVSDTLKPEERKQLRCLLNQFSYIFSDRPKVARVNYHHIELTSSKVVRQKPYPIPMRLVDAVKKEIEDMADAGIIEKSTSPFCSPIVVVQKKDGSVRICGDYRKINTITKTDAEPMCDQRAIFSRLTESKFFSKLDLTKGFFQIPLHPESREVTAFTSPAGLYQFRVLPFGLSNSPAVFNRVMRQVLQGVKGVEAFTDDILVHFSTFEEHLKILEEVFQRLRCANMTVKPSKCEIGFKEVQYLGHTLGEGRCSCQNDKIKKIKDAPRPTTKKQVRSFLGLTGYYRSFVPNFAVLALPLFDLLKKHAPNKIRWGDEQEDAFNSLKKNVV, encoded by the exons ATGATTGATGGATCCTTTGTTAATGTTCCAGAAGCAATCATACACGTAGACAGTCCGTTCTTTACAGGAAAAATTACAGCAGCCGTGATGGTCAATCCAATATTCGACGTTATCATCGGAAACATCAAAGGAGTTAGAAATAGTTGTGGTGCTGATGCTGCAACGCAAACAGGTTGTGTCGCCATTACCAGAagcatggagaagaggaaggttgaGCTTACTCCACTGACGTCGGTAAGTGACCTGATAAATTCTCAGGATATTGTACAGGAGCAGAAGAGCGACTCCTCATTAGAATCAGTGCGAAGGAAGCTGGCGGAGAAGTCTCTGAACAGGTCTTTTAATGAAGAAACCTGTTTCatcgagaggaataagaggatctACCGAAGGGTTCTGGCGTTAAATGGAGAGGAGCGTCTCCAGTTCGTCGTTCCAGCGAGGTATCGTCTTGCTGTTTTCCGGCTGGGTCACCACTCTGCTCTCGGAGGGCATATGGGTCAGAAGAAAACGCTTGACCGTATTCAGGCGGAGTTCTTTTGGCCTGGCATGGGTCAGGAGATATCAAGGTTAGTCCGCTCATGTGATATTTGTCAAAAGACCAGTGACCGCGGACGCGTGAAACCTGCGCCATTGAAACCTATGCCGCTGATCTCCGAACCGTTCGAAAGAGTCGCCGTGGACATCGTGGGACCAATCCACCCGAGAGCAAGCGATGGATGTAAGTACATCCTCACACTCGTGGATTTCAGCACGAGGTGGCCAGAAGCAGTGCCGCTCAGAAATATAGATGCTGTCACCGTCGCCGAAGCCATGGTGGAAATCTTCTGCAGGATCGGTATTCCCAGGCAAGTGTTGAGTGATAGAGGGACACAGTTTACCTCTGCAATGATGGAGGAAGTGCTCAGGCTATTGTCGATTAAGGGACTAAAAACAACTCCATATCATCCGATGTGTAATGGTCTCTGTGAGAGGTTTAATGGGACACTTAAAAAGATGCTCAAGAGGATGGCAGCAGAGCAGCCGAAGGAGTGGCCCCGCTATCTTGCACCACTTCTCTTTGCTTACAGGGAAGTTCCCCAAAGTTCTTTGAAGTTCTCGCCCTTTGAACTCGTTTATGGGAGAACAGTACGAGGACCTCTTCAGATTTTGCGTGAGCTGTGGGACGATAGTGGAGTAGACATCGAAGTCAAGACAACATACACTTACGTCATTGACCTGGCAAATCGTCTTCAGTCTACTTGCGATCTGGCTAAGCAAGAGTTGCTGAAAGCTCAGGAGACGCAGAAGGCATACTACGACAGGAAAGCAAAG AAAACCTCGAAACTCGGCAGTACTTCCACCACAACGTACATCTGTGCCGCTGCGGTAATTCCAGAAAGCGAGTGTGACGACGGACCCGTCACTGCACAATCGTGGCAGACCGAGACCATCGATAATGTGAAAGTGAGTGACACCTTAAAACCAGAGGAAAGAAAACAGTTAAGATGCTTATTGAACCAATTTAGTTACATATTCTCAGATAGACCAAAGGTTGCAAGGGTTAATTACCATCATATCGAACTAACTAGCTCTAAAGTTGTGAGACAGAAACCTTATCCCATACCTATGAGATTAGTGGACGCagtaaagaaagagatcgaggatATGGCAGATGCGGGAATCATTGAAAAATCTACGTCCCCCTTCTGTAGTCCTATAGTGGTAGTGCAGAAAAAAGATGGTAGTGTGCGTATATGTGGAGACTATCGGAAAATAAACACTATTACAAAAACAGATGCAGAACCAATGTGTGACCAAAGAGCTATTTTCTCCAGACTGACTGAATCCAAGTTCTTTAGCAAACTCGATTTAACAAAAGGTTTTTTCCAGATACCTTTACACCCTGAGAGTCGAGAGGTCACAGCTTTTACCAGTCCTGCAGGTCTGTACCAGTTCAGAGTACTTCCGTTCGGACTCTCGAACTCACCAGCTGTATTCAACAGGGTCATGAGACAAGTGTTGCAAGGCGTCAAAGGAGTGGAAGCATTCACTGACGATATTCTGGTTCACTTCTCTACGTTCGAGGAGCATCTGAAGATCCTTGAGGAGGTATTCCAGCGGTTACGGTGTGCAAATATGACTGTCAAGCCAAGTAAGTGTGAAATTGGATTTAAAGAAGTGCAGTATCTTGGCCATACTTTAGGTGAGGGAAGGTGTAGCTGTCAGAACGACAAAATTAAGAAGATTAAAGATGCACCACGACCCACGACTAAGAAACAAGTACGATCTTTCTTGGGGCTGACGGGGTATTACCGTAGCTTTGTGCCTAACTTCGCAGTGTTAGCTCTCCCACTTTTTGACTTGCTTAAGAAACACGCTCCGAATAAGATTCGCTGGGGAGATGAGCAGGAGGATGCTTTCAATTCactgaaaaaaaatgttgtgTAA